In Trichocoleus sp. FACHB-46, the genomic stretch TAATGGCTTGATAATCCCCTGTTTCCTCTCGCCGCTTCAGCCACAGGTCTAGGGTGTTGCGACTGATATTAAACATGCGACAGACGTCGCTTTTGCCTTCTCCACTCTGAAAAGCTTCAATCGCTTTTTGCCGCAGGTCATAGCTGTAAGGGGCAGGCATAGTTGTTCCCAACGCTTCTCTCCCTCTAGAATAGCGTCCTAATGCAGCTACGTAGGGCTATACCACCAGCCTGAGAAAATTTCTACACTGCTCGAAGCACTCAATCATCAAACCGTCGATCAGCTAAAAGCACTGGCGCAACTGTTGCCATCTGGTAAAATTCCAACGCCCAAAGCCGAGCTTGTCAGTTACGTGATGGAACGAATGCAAGGCAAATCGCTGCGATCGCTATGGCAGCAGGCCACGATCGCTGAAATCGTTCATAGCCCCAATGATTACTACTAGCCGGATCGATTTGTCAGTAAGTATGGTGCAGAAGCGACTTGGACGACTGGCAATCGCTTATCCTATTATTCACACAGCAATCCGTCGATTTTGGGGCTGTTTTTCTATAGCGTTACCATGCCGCAAGACCTAAAAGCGCAACTGAAAACATTTGTACCGCCGCCCGAACCGACGCGGATTGAAAGTCTAGAAACGCTGTCACCCACTCTGACGCGAACGCTAGTGGAATATAACTACCGCGATCGCGAACAGCATTCCACACAAGTTGAATTCCCATTGAGTATTCGTGAAACTGAAGCGGTTGCGGGACGAGATTTGCAGACGGTTTTGCAGTTAATAGACTTGGGCAAAGTCTTTATCAGGGACAAAACGTTTTTCCCGCCAAGCGCGACCCTAACAGCGATTGCTGAAGTGTTGGAAGAGGGCGACTACTATAGCGATTAGGTCGCCAAGCGATCGCCCGCAGGATGGGATTACAATTATGACATCGGCGCTATCAAGCCATTTGCCTGGGTGATGCTGTTGCAGGCAGGCAAGCTCGTAGAATTGAGCGGTAAACGGTTGGTTCTCACGAAGACTGAACAAAAAGCGATCAATAATCCGCCTGAAAAGACGCTGCAAACGTTATAAAAACAGTGGCTGAAAACAACCCGTCTGGATGAACTGCGGCGAATTGACAGTATCAAAGGTCAAACCGGAAAAGCCAAACGCAGCCTCACTGCCGTCGCTGGACGACGCAGTGTGATTGTGAATGCCCTGAAAGATTGCCCGATCACGCAATGGGTGGCACTGTCCGATTTTTTACGCTACATGATTGCCGCAGGCTATGACTTTGAGGTCAGCCGCAACAGCGAGACACTCTCCCTGGAGGGTTACGGTTCGCTCTACGACGGTAGTTGGCTACTTTTAGAAGCGCGATATCTTCTATGTTTTCTATTTGAGTATGTGTCGACGCTGGGCTTAATCGATGTAGCCTATCTGCATCCGGACGAGGGCTTTTTGATATTACCCAGCAACGATTACTACAGTGATAACACGTTGAGCCGCTACGATGGACTGGCGTATTTCCGCCTGAATGCGCTCGGTGCCTACTGTTTGGGCCTGAGCGATCGCTACCAGCCTGCGGTTCCCATGCAGAAACAGGTGCTGCGAATTCTGCCCAATTTAGAAGTTGTGGCGGTGAGTGAGTTGTCTCGCGCCGATCGCCTGATGCTCAACAGTTTTCTTGCCTCCGTGTCTGACGTCGTGTGGAAGTTGGATCAGGCCAAGCTGTTGGATGCGATCGCGCAGGGTCGCACTGTGGCGGAACTGCAAGACTGGCTGATTGCCAACAGCGGTGAAGCCTTGCCTCAGCCCGTGGCTCAGTTTCTGGCCGATCTGCAAACCCGCACCACCAGTTTGCAAGATTTAGGTTCTGCCCGATTGATTCGCTGCGCTGACGCTGCGCTTGCCGCCCGAATTGCCAGTGATTGACGTACCAAAGCGTTCTGTTTTATTGCGGATCAGCCGAAAGTGGTGGTTGCGGGACAGGCGTGCTATTTGGTGGTTCCTGCCGAAACAGAAACTAAGTTTCGCAATGGGTTAAAGAAGTTGGGCTACAGTCTGCCAGGGTTGAGCTAAATCATGTCCTACGTTGCTGAAAATGCGCTGATTATTCAAAGCGATCGCTCTGTGTTGCTGGAAGTGCATTCCCCTCGTGCGGATGCGGCTCGTGCGGCGATCGCCCCCTTTGCGGAACTAATTAAAAGCCCTGAACATATCCACACCTATCAGATTTCACCGCTGAGTATCTGGAACGCTCGTGCCGCCGGAATGCTCGTTGCTGACATGATTGCCGCCCTGCGTGACCATGTCAAATATCCCATGCCCGAAGCAGTCGCCCAAGAAATTAGTGCTTTGGGCAGTCGCTATGGTCTGACCGTGATTAAGCGCGACGACAATCGCCTGCTGCTCAAAACTGCTGATGTGCCGCTCGCCGAACTGCTCAGCCGCACTAATGAGGTAGCAAAGTATCTCGCAGACCGCCTGTCCGATCAAGTGTTTGCGGTCAATGCTGGGGATCGGGGTGTCTTGAAGCAGTCGCTGCTAGGGGCAGGCTATCCGGCGGAAGATTTGGCAGGTTATGTCACAGGCGATGCGCTGAAGTTAGAGTTGCGACCCATCAGCGCATCCGGTGCACCGTTTGTCCTACACGATTATCAGAAAGCATCGGCAGAAGCCTTTTATCAGGCGGGACGGGCGCAGGGCGGTAGCGGTGTGATTGTGCTGCCCTGCGGGGCTGGAAAAACAATGGTCGGGTTAGCTGCGATCGCTCAGGTGCAGGAAAATACCCTAATTCTCACCAGCAGTCTTACCTCCGTTCGTCAATGGCAGCGGGAGCTATTGGATAAAACGACACTGCCCCCCGATGCGATCGCTGAATACAGTGGTGAATCAAAACAGACGGCTCCGATCACGTTAGCGACGTATCAAATCCTGAGCTATCGCGCCAGCAAAGACGGGGAGTTTCCGCACTTTCAACTCTTTAAGGCGCGATCGTGGGGCTTGATTATCTATGACGAAGTACATCTGTTGCCCGCTCCCATCTTCCGCATTACGGCTGAACTGCAAGCCCGTCGCCGTCTGGGACTGACCGCCACCCTGATTCGTGAAGATGGCAAAGAAGGAGATGTTTTCGCTCTGATTGGCCCCAAACGCTACGATGTGCCCTGGCGCGAACTTGAAGGTCAAGGCTTTATTGCGGCAGCAGAATGCACTGAAATTCGCATTTCTCAAACTACAGCCCGACAGATGGAATATGCCGTTGCTGAAAAGCGCCACCAGTTTTGGATTGCCGCAGAAAATCCGCGTAAACACGAAGTGGTGCGATCGCTGCTACAGAAGGAGCATGGCCATCGCATCCTGATCATTGGAGAATTTTTGGATCAACTGAAGCAGCTCGCCACTTTGACTGAGCTACCGCTGGTGACAGGGAAAACGCCCTAAGCAGAACGCGATCGCTGCTACGAGCAGTTCCGCTCCGGTGAAATCTCTGGGCTCATTCTGTCTCGAGTCGGCAACTTTGCGCTCGATTTGCCCGATGCCGATGTGCTGATCCAGGTGTCTGGTAAGTACGGGTCCCGGCAGGAAGAAGCCCAGCGGCTCGGTCGAGTCTTGCGCCCCAAGTCGGATGGTCGCAGCGCCCAATTTTACACGCTGGTTTCCTTGCGTACCTGTGAAGAAGAGTTTGCCCGTCATCGGCAGTTGTTTCTGGCTGAGCAGGGATACAGCTATCACATCGAAATTCTTGCCGAGTGAGGGCGAATTGCCGAAGTTGCGTTCAATGTTGATAAAACGGTCGCTTTCCAGGGTTCAGTTGCAATAAAGCATCAACCAAATCTGCATAGGTGTCGGTAAAGTTGACCCAGCTGTAGGCAGACAAACCCGTATAAAAATGGTTATGTCTAGAGCGACTTCGCTGCGATTGTGAGAGACGAGCAATGTAATGAGCCACTCCTCGTTGACGCAGTTTTCGTCCCACCAAGGTTGCAGCTCCATAGGCTAAAGTCAGGACTGGGAGTGTCAATTCAAGGATTGAGAATTGAAGAGTAAGACAGGCAAATATACCTTTAGTAGCTGGTTGATCGATAAACAGTTGATCGTTGTGTTGGCTAAACCATCCAAGGTGTTTCGACACTCAAAGGTTGGATCAATTTGATCAGAGTCCAACTGAGCAGATAGATCCTGGTCGCTTTCCTCTTTATATAGAGGCAGAAACGGGATGAGAGCGTTTTTCAGCGCGTTCTGCTCTTGCTGTAAAAGAATCTCTTGCCATTGAGTATAGGGCAGTTTTTTGAGGGGATAGCCATATGCCTGAATGTTCTCGAAAAACTCTACTTTGCCAATTGGGAAAGGATGTACCATATGGAAGGCTTTTGTGAGTGACTGTGGCTGTTGGGATAAGTGAACGATCGCTTGACTGACATAATCGACTGGAACAAACGACTGCTGTTCATTTCCTGCATCAGGGAACACTCCCATCTGGATACAGCCTCGAATGAAACTAAATTCAAAATCTTTGCTGTTGCTGAGTCCAGTTTGGCTTGATCCTGCGATCGCACCTGCTCGAAACACAGTTACGGGTAACCCTCTTGATTGAGCGATCCACACTAGCTTTTCGGCAACCCATTTACTTTGGGAATAGCCCAGATCTAAATGGGTTTCATGACCGTCGATCGGCTCATCTTCTCGAATAATGGATGAGTCACTGGAAGGATTGCCAAAGATTGAAACGGTGGAAATGTGATGAACAGGTTTAACTTTGGTTTGACACGCTAGCCTGAGAACTTCTTGAGTTCCCAAAACATTCGGGGCTTTGAGCTGAGTGTAGGGTTTGAAGAAATTGACATCCGCACCGTTGTGATAGATCGCATCAATCTGAGCGGCTAATCGATCAAATTCATTGGGTGCAAGACCCAGCAACGGTTGGGCAAGATCTCCCAAAATGGGACTAATACGAGACTGATTGAATGCTGACTGCCACAATTGGTATTTTTCTAATGTGGATTGTACGCGGCTTAACCCTTCAGAAACAGTTGTCGCCCGAACTAAGCAATAGATGTGAGCCTCAGTGCGTTGTAGCAACTCTTGCAGCAAAAACGCGCCTAAAAACCCTGTTGCGCCTGTAAGTAGAATGTGTTGAGGATGAGAGACCTGACTCATCTCAAGTACCTGCGCTCTACTGGGTGAAATTTCAGGAGGCAAGATGGCTTCGGCCTCTAAAGCAAGCGTCTGTGTGAGGGATGTGATTCCTTCTTGATCAATTGTTTTGATCAGTTGAGCGAGCCCCGCGATCGTGGGTTGCTCAAACATGCAACGTACTGGTAACTTCACCTGAAGGCTTTCTCGGATAGCAGCAACTAGCTGAGCAGCTAGCAGTGAATTACCACCTAATTCAAAAAAATTGTCGTGGATACTCACCTGTTGCATGCCAAGAAGCTTACTCCAGAGGTCTGCCAACTGTCGTTCTACAACGGTTTGGGGTAGCGCGATCGCGGTTTCTGCCTCAAGTCGCTCTTGTTCAGGGGTGGGCAGGGCAC encodes the following:
- a CDS encoding helix-turn-helix domain-containing protein — encoded protein: MPAPYSYDLRQKAIEAFQSGEGKSDVCRMFNISRNTLDLWLKRREETGDYQAI
- a CDS encoding helicase-associated domain-containing protein, with amino-acid sequence MNALKDCPITQWVALSDFLRYMIAAGYDFEVSRNSETLSLEGYGSLYDGSWLLLEARYLLCFLFEYVSTLGLIDVAYLHPDEGFLILPSNDYYSDNTLSRYDGLAYFRLNALGAYCLGLSDRYQPAVPMQKQVLRILPNLEVVAVSELSRADRLMLNSFLASVSDVVWKLDQAKLLDAIAQGRTVAELQDWLIANSGEALPQPVAQFLADLQTRTTSLQDLGSARLIRCADAALAARIASD
- a CDS encoding DNA repair helicase XPB; translation: MSYVAENALIIQSDRSVLLEVHSPRADAARAAIAPFAELIKSPEHIHTYQISPLSIWNARAAGMLVADMIAALRDHVKYPMPEAVAQEISALGSRYGLTVIKRDDNRLLLKTADVPLAELLSRTNEVAKYLADRLSDQVFAVNAGDRGVLKQSLLGAGYPAEDLAGYVTGDALKLELRPISASGAPFVLHDYQKASAEAFYQAGRAQGGSGVIVLPCGAGKTMVGLAAIAQVQENTLILTSSLTSVRQWQRELLDKTTLPPDAIAEYSGESKQTAPITLATYQILSYRASKDGEFPHFQLFKARSWGLIIYDEVHLLPAPIFRITAELQARRRLGLTATLIREDGKEGDVFALIGPKRYDVPWRELEGQGFIAAAECTEIRISQTTARQMEYAVAEKRHQFWIAAENPRKHEVVRSLLQKEHGHRILIIGEFLDQLKQLATLTELPLVTGKTP